Below is a genomic region from Brevinematales bacterium.
CTTTCGCCTTGAATTCCGCTGAATGCTTGGTTCGCTGTGACATTGTTTTTCTCCTTCTGTATTTTACAATATCCACAGCAAAATTTCACCTTAACTGCCTGTCCAGTTTTTGGGGCGCATTATACGTAATGGGATTAGCCGTCACGCAGTGACCCGAACGTGTTCTCCACCACACCCGGCAGCAGGCTATACACGCTTTTCCCGAGCCGCTTCTCGAACCCGTCCCTGACCGCGAAAAACGCCCGCCAACGTTCCGCCGTATGCGCGGTCGTCCCGTAACGGAGCGCCACATCGACAAACCGCTTCTCGATCAGCACATACCCGTGGGGCATCGCCACAATGTCCGCCAGCTGGACGAGACGGTCATAATCGTCGTACTCCGCCGACGCGAGAAACTCCCGCGCGAACTCCCATTCAGGGTCAGCCACATCCTTCTCATGGATTACCATATCGATATCCTTGACGGGGAAGCCGTGGGTGATGCATACCTTCGCCGCGTCGGGATACCCCAGTCCGCTGAGGTAACGGTATCCGTCGGTCATATGGCGGAACTTGGACTTGCCGAAACGCCGCCCGATATCGTGGAGAAGCGCGAGGATATACGCCGCGCCGGAGTCCATATCGCCGAGCTCGCGGGCGATCGTTTCTGCGGCGCGCGCCGCGTAACGGACATGATCCACCCATGGCCCGGGATTCATCCCCGCCGCCTCCGACATCATCCGTTCGGCCTCAACACGTGGCGGTATTTTCATTAGAGCTCCTATGTAAAAAAATCCTGCTTTTGTTTATTATCTTATACGTATTTTTCATCACGGGCGCTGCCATTTCTTCTGATATTTGTTTCATATCGGGATTAGCCGTCACGCAGTGACCGCGTGGGTATCTTCATGGGGACTCCTTCTTATCAGTCGGCATTTAAATGGGACGTATCGCCGTGCAGGACTACCCGCCCCCCGACGCCGTTCGACTCGATAATCGTCAGGCTGGTCGAATCGATAAACTTCGCCTCCCAGAATTGCGAGAGCGGCGTCCCGGTGAAATACGCGATCATCGTCATCACCGCGACCGCGTGCGAAACCACCAGCACCCGCGCGTCCGGGTAGGATTTCCCGATGTCATGGAGAAACAATTCCACCCGGCGGCGGAGGTCGTCGAACGACTCCCCGGAGATCGGGATATAGAGGTCGGGCGCGTTCCAGAAGTACTGGAACTCCTGCGGGTAGAGCGCGGATATTTCCTTGAACGTCATGCCCTCCCATTCTCCGAGGTAGATCTCGCGGATACGGTCGTCGGTCTGGATAAGCTGACCGCGGGTGTTAGCGATAATCTGCGCGGTACGGTACGCGCGCGGGAGAGGGCTTGTGAAGATCGCGTCGAAACGGATCGGGCCGAGACGCTGCGCGAGACGGCGCGCCTGATCAAGGCCGCGCGGGGTTAAGGGCGAATCCTGAAATCCCTGCGCGCGTTTCTCGACATTCCACTCCGTTTCGCCGTGCCTGGTGAGATAAATTTCTGTCATTGACTCCGTCCGTTAAGTGTAGTTTAGTTTTATACCAAAAGTAAAATAGTTATCGCCCCCAGCGTGATACCTGAAAAAAGCATCAGCCAAAGTATCCCGCGGGAGACTACACCCCCGAACCGTCTATCCCCCTTTGCGATAAAAATCGTATGAATTGTAAATCCCCCGATCGACCCCGCGGCCAGCACAAGC
It encodes:
- a CDS encoding HD domain-containing protein translates to MKIPPRVEAERMMSEAAGMNPGPWVDHVRYAARAAETIARELGDMDSGAAYILALLHDIGRRFGKSKFRHMTDGYRYLSGLGYPDAAKVCITHGFPVKDIDMVIHEKDVADPEWEFAREFLASAEYDDYDRLVQLADIVAMPHGYVLIEKRFVDVALRYGTTAHTAERWRAFFAVRDGFEKRLGKSVYSLLPGVVENTFGSLRDG
- a CDS encoding histidine phosphatase family protein; translated protein: MTEIYLTRHGETEWNVEKRAQGFQDSPLTPRGLDQARRLAQRLGPIRFDAIFTSPLPRAYRTAQIIANTRGQLIQTDDRIREIYLGEWEGMTFKEISALYPQEFQYFWNAPDLYIPISGESFDDLRRRVELFLHDIGKSYPDARVLVVSHAVAVMTMIAYFTGTPLSQFWEAKFIDSTSLTIIESNGVGGRVVLHGDTSHLNAD